Below is a window of Streptomyces sp. WMMB303 DNA.
GGGCGTGGATCTCAGAGCTGGAGGGACTTGGTCTGCAGATATTCCTCCAGGCCGTGCACGCCCAGTTCCCGTCCGACGCCCGACTGCTTGTATCCGCCGAAGGGCGCCAGGGGGTTGAACCGGCCGCCGTTGATGTCGACCTGTCCGGTCTCCATCCGGCGCGCGAAGGCGACGGCCTCCTCCTCGTCCTCGGACCACACGGCGCCGGCCAGGCCGTAGACGGTGCCGTTGGCGATCCGCAGCGCGTCCTCGGTGTCCTCGTATGCCAGCAGGGACAGGACGGGGCCGAAGATCTCCTCCTGGGCGATGGTCATCCCGGGGGTGACGTCGGCGAAGACGGTGGGCCGGACGTAGTGGCCGCGCTCCGCGCCCTCGGGGGGCTCGGCGCCGCCGGCCACGAGCCGGGCGCCCTCCTTGCTGCCGCGTTCGATGTAACCGGTGACCCTCGCGCGCTGCGCGGCGTTGACGAGGGGGCCGACCCGGGTGGCCTCGTCCAGCGGGTCACCGGTGGTGTACTTGGCGGTGGCTTCGGCTGCCAGCCGTACGGCCTCCTCGTAGCGCTCGGAGTCCACCAGCATCCGGGTCCAGGCGCTGCACGTCTGCCCGGAGTTGGCCATCACGTTGGCGACGCCGACCTTCACGGCCTTCGCCAGGTCGGCACCGGGCAGGATGACGTTGGCCGATTTGCCGCCGAGTTCGAGCGCGACGCGCTTGACGCCGGAGGCGGCCGCCGCACCGATGCGGCGGCCGACGGCGGTGGAGCCGGTGAAGGAGAGCAGGTCGATGTCCTCGTGCTCGGCCAGCGCCTGTCCGGCGATCGGGCCGAGCCCGGTGACCAGGTTGAAGACCCCGGCGGGCACCCCCGCCTCGTCGACGGCTTCCGCGAACAGCTGGGCGACCAGCGGGGTGTCCTCGGCCGGTTTGAGCACCATGGTGCAGCCGGCGGCGAGGGCCGGTGCGGCCTTGGCCACGATCTGGTGCAGCGGGTAGTTCCACGGGGTGATGGCACCGACGACTCCGACCGGCTCGCGCAGCACCAGGGAGTTGCCCAGCCGCTCCTCGAAGGAGTACTCGGCGGCGAGCTCCGCGTAGCCGGTGCACACGGCGATCGGCACGGCGGCGTGCACCTTCTGCGAGAGGGTGAGCGGGGAGCCGAGTTCGGCGGTGACGGTCCGGGCGATCTCCTCACGCCGGTCGGTGAGGATCCGCCGGAGCGCGTCCAGCCGCGCGGCGCGTTCCGCCGGCGGGGTGGCGGCCCAGCCGGGCAGCGCCGCGCGGGCGGCGCGCACGGCTGCCGCGACGTCCTCGGGTCCGCCCGCGGGGACGGTGGCCAGGAGGGTTCCGTCGGCGGGGTTGGTGACCTCGATCGTCCCGGTGCCCGCGGCGGGGCGCCAGGCGCCGTCGATGTACATGCCGTCGTGTGCCTTCATGGGGCAAACCTACTGTCGGGTCAGCAAGGTGTCAGCACGGCGTCGGGGTGCCCTGGGTCACCGGGGCCGGTGGCACCGCCCGGCCCCCCGGCGCGTCCGACGGGCACGCGTGGCGGCGTTGACGGAGATCCCTGTTATTCCTATGGTCACCCATAGGAATCCATGATGCGGCGGGAGTTGGCGATGGGCCAGGGCACCGAGAGCACCACCAGCAGCACCGGCACCTCCGCCGACCAGGCACGGGACCGGGCGCGCGGCACAGCCGAGCGCCTGACCTACCAGGCCGGGTTCGGCAACGAGCACAGCAGCGAGGCGGAGCCGGGCGCGTTGCCCCTCGGCCGCAACTCCCCCCAGCGGGCGCCGCTGGGCCTGTACGCGGAGCAGTTGAGTGGCAGCGCCTTCACCGAGCCCCGGGCGCACAACCGCCGCTCGTGGCTCTACCGCATCCGCCCCTCGGCGGCGCACCCACGCTTCGTCCGCACGGACAACGGCGGCCTGCGGAGCGCCCCCTTCGAGGAGACGGAGCCCGATCCCAACCGGCTGCGCTGGGGCCCGCTGCCCGATCCTCCCCCGAGCTCTTCGAGCAAGGGGTACCCCCAGGGCACCGACTTCCTGGCCGGGCTCTGGACGCTCGGCGGCAACGGCGACGCACGGCAGCGCAGCGGTATGGCCGTACATCTGTACGCCGCCAACGTGTCCATGACCGACCGGGTGTTCAGCGACGCGGACGGCGAACTGCTGATCGTCCCCGAGCGCGGCGGACTGCTGCTGCACACCGAGTTCGGGCCGCTGAGCGCGGCCCCGGGGCATGTGGCGCTGATCCCGCGCGGGGTGCGCTTCCGGGTGGAGCTGCTGGAGGAGAGCGCGCGCGGGTACGTCTGCGAGAACTACGGCCGCCCCTTCGTCCTGCCCGACCTGGGGCCGATCGGCGCCAATGGGCTCGCCAACGCGCGGGACTTCCTGGCCCCCACGGCCGCGTACGAGGACGTGGAGCAACCGGTGGAGGTGGTCAACAAGTTCTGCGGCAACCTGTGGAAGGCCGTCTACGACCACTCGCCGCTGGACGTCGTGGCCTGGCACGGCAACCATCTGCCCTACGTCTACGATCTGCGCCGCTTCAACGTGCTGGGCAGCATCAGCTACGACCATCCCGACCCCTCGATCTTCACCGTGCTGACCTCGCCCTCGGACACTCCGGGCCTGGCCGGGGTGGACTTCGTGGTCTTCGCACCCCGCTGGCTGGTGGGCGAGGACACCTTCCGGCCGCCGTACTTCCACCGCAACGTGATGAGCGAGTACATGGGCCTGATCGAGGGCGCCTACGACGCCAAGGCAGGCGGCGCCGGCGGCTTCGTGCCGGGCGGGGGTTCGCTGCACAACATGATGTCGGCGCACGGCCCCGACCGGGAGACCTTCGAACGGGCCTCGGCCGCCGAGCTGGCACCGCAGAAGATCGACGACGGGCTGGCCTTCATGTTCGAGACACGCTGGCCGGTCACGCTCACCGGGCAGGCCGCGGGCGCCGCACACCTGCAGGCGGACTACGACGCGGTGTGGCAGGGTCTTGAGCGCCACTTCCCGGCTCCCTGATGTCCCCGGTCCCGTGGAGGCACGCCCCATGACGACGCTGTTCACCCCCGACTCCGTCGAGCTGAACCGGAAGCTGCCCCTCTGGTACCAGGTCTCCCAGTCCCTCCGCGCCTCCATACTCGGCCGTCCACCGCAGGCGCCGGACCGGCTGCCGCCCGAGGACCGGCTGGCCGAGCACTACGGCGTCAGTGTGCTGACCATGCGCCAGGCTCTCAAGGAGCTGGAGACGGAGGGGCTGATCAGCCGGCACCGGCGGCGCGGCACCTTCATCGAAGCGGAGGCGCGCCGGGCCCGACCGGTGCGGCTGCTCGGTTCGGTGGACACGATCGTCGCCCAGCAGTCCGGTGAACCCACCACGCTGCTGGGCCACGGACCGGAGCCGGTCCCCGCCGAGCTGGCCGAGTACTTCCCCGGCCGGCAGGAGGCGATGGCCTACCGGCGGCTGCGCTGCGAACGGGAGAGCGGCGAACCGACCAACTGGGCCTGCAACCTCATCCGCAGCGACGTCGCCGACCACATCGATCCGGCGGATCTGCGCCGGGACTGGCCGATGACGAAGGTGCTGCGGGACGCCGTGGGGGTGCGGATCAGCAGGATCACGGACACGGTCGAGGCGCGGCTGGCCGATCCGGAGACGGCCCGGCTGCTGCGGGTGCCGCTGCTGAGTCCGATCCTGCACTACACGGGAGTGACCTACGACGCGGAGGGCCGCGTGGTGGACGTGGTCCGCATCCACTACCGGGGGGATCGCTTCGCCTTCTCCGTGACGCTGGAGAACCTGGCGGACCACGACGACCGGATGTGACGGGTGCGGCGGGCCGGGGAGCCGGGACAGGGTGCGAGTACGGGAGGCACGAGGGGGAACGGCCGCCGGGACGTTCCGCGGAGGATCCGCGGACTCCGCGAGGGAGCAGTCCGGCGGCCGCCTTCAGCCCCGCTCGCCGAACAGCGTGCGGCGCAGCTTGCGCAGCGGGGCGAAGAGGGAGACCCGCGCACCGCGGTTGCGCGTGCGGCTGTGCAGCGCGTCGCGCTGCGTGATCTCCCGCATCAGCGTGGTCGCGTCCTCCGCCTCGCGCGGTGGGACGGCGGGACCCGCGAGCACGGAGAGGTGCCGGTCGAGGCGCGAACTCGTCGCGCCGGTACCGCATTTGATCGCGGGCACCCGCGCCCTGCTGCCGACTGTTATCTGTTCCATGTCACTCCCCACCCGTACGAGGGCACCCGGCCCGGGCAGAGTAACCCTATCTCCCGACTACGACATGCGTGTATCCCGGCCACAGCATTCACCTGCCCCACAAGGCTGTTGACGCACACGGTACGCCGTCCGGGCAACTGACCGGCACCCCGGGAAGCTCCGCGAACCAGGACGAACCAGCCGCATTTCGGGAGGCGTCGGGCGCACACAGGGGGCGGACGGGTTTCCGGGGTGCGCGGGTGACGCGCCGCGAAACCCGCGTGCGAGTGCCGCCGCCATGCCGGATCATGGCGGTCATGAGTACCGACCGCCGACCCGACCAGAGGAGCGCGGCCCTGGCTTCCGAGACCTCGACGACGCCTCCGACCACCTCCGCACCCGGCACCGCGGCGGCGACCGCGGCCGGAAGCGGCGCACCGGCACCGACCGCGCCCGAACGGGCTCTGGTGCCGCGGCTGCAGATCGACGACAGCGACTCCACCGGTGACATCATCGACGCCCTCTTCCTGGGCCGCTTCACCCTCGGGGAACAGCCGTACTCGCGCAGCCACACCGTCGACCGCGTCAAGAAGGGGCGCACCCTGCTGCCGCCGGGAGCGCACATCCTGCGGGAGGCCAAGGACGACAACTCCGGCACGGTACTGGCCGAGGGAGAGGGCTGGACCGCGCGGGTCTCGCGGTGGAACCGGGGCGCCGAGGTCACGGTCACGGCGGTCACCGACGAACTGGCCGAACAGCGGCTGCGGCAGGCCGTGGACGGCGCGGAGGACGAACCCGAGCCGCAGGAGGACCAGGTGTCCATGGGGTTCTGGTACCACTCCCCCATGCGCGGCCCGCGCCGCACCTCCCGCACCATCAGCGCCGGCGCCTGGTCGGACGTGCGGCAGAACTACACCGCGCGGGTGGCCACCACCATGGACGACCTGATGAAGGTCACCCCGGACGAGATCTCCGGACGCCTGCTGCTGCTGCACGGCCCGCCCGGCACCGGCAAGACCTCCGCACTGCGCACGCTGGCCCGGTCCTGGAGCGAGTGGTGCCAGGTGGACTGCGTCCTGGACCCCGAGCATCTGTTCAACAACATCGGCTATCTGATGGACATCGCCATCGGCTCGGACGACTCCGACCCGGAATCCGGCCGCTGGCGCCTGCTGCTCCTGGAGGACTGCGACGAACTCATCCGCGGCGAGGCCAAGTACGCGGCGGGGCAGGCGCTCTCCCGGCTGCTGAACCTCACCGACGGGCTGCTGGGCCAGGGCCGCAACGTGCTGGTGGGCGTCACCACGAACGAGGACCTGGAGCGGCTGCACCCCGCGGTGGTGCGGCCCGGTCGGTGCCTGGCCCGGATCGAGGTGGGCTCCCTCAGCCGCGAGGAGGCGGTCGCCTGGCTCGGCACCGAGGACGGCGTCGGCCGCGACGGCGCCACCCTCGCGGAGCTCTACGCCCGGAAGAAGGGCAAGCGGCCCGCCGATGTCCCCGGCCAGGAGCGGGAGAGCGCGGGCCTGTACCTGTGACCGCCGGGCGGCGGCCCGGCCTCCGGCCTGTGACCGCCCCGCACGCGGGGCGGGCCCCCAGGGGCCCGGCGCCGCCCGCGCGGACAACCATCGGCGGCACTCGGGGGTCTGACCCCACGACAGTTCGCCCAGGGGGAGGACCCACCATGCGTACTCGCTCCGCCGCCGGCGCGGCCACCGCCGCCGCCCTCGTCCTGCTCACCGCCGCGACGGCCACCGCCGCCGCTGCCCCGTCCCGGACCGCGGCACCGGGCTTCCTGACCGCCGACGACCTGCCCCCGCACGCCACATCCCCCTGGTACCAGGGTGCGGTCACCAAGGGCCTGCCGGACCCGGAGCCCTTCTGCGTGGACGGTGCGGTGCCCGACACCTCCGCCACCCACCACCGCCTCTTCGGCACCGACTACGACACCCACGCCTCCCAGGTCGCCACCACGACCGCGTCCGTGAAGGCGGCGGACAAACTCGCCGCGAAACTGGCGGACCGCGCGGCGGGCTGCGCCGCCGACTGGCTGCGGGACCACCCCGGCAGCACGGCTTCCTGGGACGACTACGGCACGGTCGACGCCGGGGACGGCGCACACCTCTACGGCGTGCACACCGCGCCGCCGGAGTCGGAGCACGGCGTGAACCTGTTCGCGGTGATCCGCAAGGGCACGAAGGTCACCGTGGTGCGCTGGGCCGAGATGGGCACCCTGCCGGACGCCCCGGTCGCCGCGTTCCGCACCACCGCCACCAAGGCGGCGGCCCGCCTCTGATCCCCGGCGCGGCCGGGTCCGTCGCGCCGGCCCGCGGCCGGCGGGGGGGGAGCGGCCGGGCTACCCGCCGTACTGGGCGCGCAGCGCGTCCCGGACGGCGGACAGCGCAGCGTCCCGGCCGGCGTCCAACCGCGCCGCCCGGGCGGCGAACGCCTGTGCCGCCTCGGCCAGTTCCCGCTCGGCGACCCCGCCGGGGGCGGCGATGAACGTGCCGTTGCGCCCCCGGGTCTCGATGACGCCGTCGGCCTCCAGCGCGCGGTACGCCTTGGCGACCGTGTTCGCGGCGAGGCCCAGTTCCTCCGCGAGGCCCCGCACGGTGGGGAGTTTGTAGCCGGTGGGCAGGTCCCCGCCGCGTGCGAGCGCGGCGATCCGGGCCCGCACCTGTTCATAGGGCGCTTCCGGCGCGTCGGGGTCGAGGTCGATGTCCAGGGCGTTCGTGGGGTTCGGCGGCACAGGTCCTCCGGGGAGCGAGCGGGTACGGGCCGATTCTCCCTCACCCCGGGGAATCCGGAGGCGCCGCGCCGCGCCGCCGACGTAGCCTCCCCGCCATGACGTCCCGGATCCGCATCTTCAGCCCCGACGCCCCCGACGACGCCCGGTCGGTGGCCGCGGTCCGCCGCGCGACGGTCCCGTATCTGGTGTGCACGGCCGAGACGGTCGCCTGGGAGGCGGCGCAGGCGCCCGCGGGGCAGCGTCGGCGGCTGCTGATGGCCGAGGACGCGGACGGCACGGTCACGGGGTGCGCGGAAGCGGGCCTGGTCGCGGGGAGCGTGGAGCCGGGGCAGGGCTTTCTGCACACGGCGGTACCGCCCGGCCGCCGGGGCCGGGGCGCGGGCTCGGCCCTGGTGGCCGCGGGCGAGGCGTATCTGGCGGAGCTGGCGGTGCGGCGGGTGCACAGCTGGGTCGCCGCTGACGGCCACGCCGCCGGGTTCGCCGAGCGGCGCGGTTACGCCCCTTCCCGGCAGGCGCACTTCCTCGGACGCGAGTTGGACCGCGCCGCTCTGCCGGAGCTGCCCGATCCGCTGCCGCCGGGCGTGACCCTGCACCGGGTCGCCGAGTTCGCCGACGCTCTGCGGCCGCTGTACGAAGCCGACACCGAGTGCGCCGAGGACGAGCCGGGCGACGTGCCCGTGGGCCGGACGCCGTACGCGCAGTGGCTGCGGCACAACTGGCAGCGGCCCGACTGGAACGCCGAGCTGAGCAGCGTGGCGCTGGTGGACGGGCGGCTAGCGGCCTACAGCGTCGCGCAGACCGACGGGGTGGACCGCTACTGGTCGGGAATGACGGGCACCCGGCGTGCCTTCCGCGGCCGAGGGCTGGCGCGGCTGGCCAAACTGGCCGCGCTGCGGCGGGCCCGCGCGGCGGGCTACCGGCACGCCTACACGGGGAACGACGCGACGAACGCGCCCATGCTGGCCGTCAACCGACGTCTGGGCTACGCGGAGGTCGCCACCGAGTGGCGGTGCGTCAAGCGGCTCTGACGCGCCGCCGCCCCGGTCCGGGCGGCGGCCCCGGTCTCACAGCGCCGAGCGGTTCCCGGTGTCCACGGCGGCCGTGGCGTCCGCGGCCGCCGTGGCGGCTCCCCTTACCTGGTCGGCGGTGAGCGCGTACCCGTTTCCCGCGTCCGTGGTCGAGCGCGCGAACACGACGCCGTACACCCGCCCGTCGGAGGTCAGCAGCGGTCCGCCGGAGTTGCCCGGGCGGACCTGGGAGCGGATGGCGTAGATGTCGCGGGTGGTCAGCGAGCCTCCGTAGATGTCCTGGCCGCGCGCCGGGGTGCGGGCCGCCACGGCCGCTGCGCGCAGATCGAGGCCGCCGTTCTCCGGATAGCCGGCCACCACGGCCCGGTCGCCCCGGCCGGCGTCCCCCGCGAACCGCAGCGCCGGCGCCTCCAGGCCCGGCACGTGCAGGACGGCGATGTCCTTGTCCGGGTCGAAGAGGACGACCCGGGCCGGGTAGGGGCGGCCGACGCCGCCGACCCGAACGGTCGGCGCGTCGACACCGGCGACGACGTGCGCGTTGGTCATCACATGGCCGCGGGCGTAGACGAACCCGCTGCCCTCCTGCCCCTGCCTGCCGTCCCGCACGTCGGCGACGCCCTCGACCTTGACCGTGCTGCGCTGTGCGGCGGAGGTCGCCGCCGCGGTGACCGCGTCCCCGGACGGCTGCGGCACGGACGCGCCCGGCTCCTGCTCGAAGGGGTTGAAGACCGGCGGGAAGCCCGCCGTGGTGAGCGCGCCGGTGGCGCAGTTGAACCAGGTCGCCGCGCTGTCGGGCATCCGCTCGTGCACCCCCTCCAGCAGCGCGGAGCCCCGTATGGCCTGGTTGAGCGCGGGCGAGGGGGAGGCGGCGAGCGCACTGCCCGCCATCCAGCCGACGACGAGGACGGCGACGACGTTGACGAGGGCACCGCCTGCTCCGTCCACCCAGCGCGCGGGGGTCCGGCGGAGCGCGTGGCGTATCCGCCAGGCGAGCTGCGAGGCCAGCGCGTGCCCGGCCAGCGCGGGCACCAGCACGGTCAGCAGCGCGAGCAGAGTGGCGGTGGTGGTGCCGCGCTCCACGAGGCGGAGGGCATAGGGGAGCAGCCACACGCCGAGAGAGGCGCCCCCGACGAACCCTGCGAGCGACACCAGGCCCGCGACCAGCCCCCGGTGGAATCCGGAACCGGCGTAGGCGAGCGCCGCGACGATCAGGAGCAGATCCAGCAGGTTCACGGGCCGCTCCCTCCCTTCGGGCGCCGGGTGTCCGCCCCGGGCCGCGGCGGTATCCGCGGGCGGCCGGGCGGGCATTCCGGATGACAACGCACGTTCCGGGATGACAACGCTTAGGCCCGGTTCGCGGTTCCGCACGGGTGCTGCGGCCGGAAGTCTGTCGGGGTGCTTAGACCCGCCTTAAGTGATCCCTAAGGATCCCGGCAGCGGCCGCCGACAGGCGGTTGCGGGCCCTCGGCGTGGCTAACGTGCCGGTCACCGGGGCGGGTTCGGCAGCACGCCGCTGGGGAGGCGGTGCGCCCCGAGCCCGTTCCGGCCCCGCACCCGCCGCCCTGGGGTGGCGTTTCCCCCACGACAAGGAGCCCGTCACATGTCCGTTCGCCGCACGGCCGCAGGAATCACCGCGCTGGGCTTCGCCCCGCTCGCCCTCACCCTGGTGACGGCCCCTCCCGCCGCCGCGCACGGTTCCATGACGGGCCCCGTCAGCCGCGTCTCCACCTGCTTCGCCGAGGGGCCCGAGAGTCCGCAGTCGGCGGCGTGCAAGGCGGCGGTCGCCGCGAGCGGGACGCAGGCGTTCTACGACTGGAACGAGGTCAACATCCCGAACGCGGCGGGCAAGCACCGCGAGCTCATCCCGGACGGGAAACTGTGCAGCGCGGGCCGGGACAAGTACAAGGGGCTGGACCTGCCCCGTACGGACTGGCCGGCCACGGCGATGAAGCCGGGCGCGCACACCTTCCGGTACAAGGCAACGGCACCCCACAGGGGCGGCTTCGAGCTGTACATCACCAAGGACGGCTACGACCCGTCCGAGCCGCTCGAGTGGTCCGACCTGGAGCCGGAGCCCTTCGCCGAGGCGACCGACCCGGCCCTGAAGGACGGCAGCTACGTCATCGACGGCTCCGTACCGAAGAAGGAAGGGCGCCATCTGATCTACAGCATCTGGCAGCGCTCGGACAGCCCGGAGGCGTTCTACACCTGCTCGGACGTGACCTTCGGCGGAGGGGACGGTGTCGGCGCCGGGAAGGCGGCGGAGGCGCCCGACGAGCGGCAGATCGCGGCGGGTGCGGACAAGTCGACCGTGGACCACGGCGGGCACGGCGGCGGGGACGGCGGTTCCGGGCACGGCACCGAAGGCGCCGCCGGGCACGGGGACGGCTCCGCCGCTCCCGGCTCCGGGCCGGGCGGCGAGGGGCCGGCTCCGCAGGGCGGGGCCGCGCCGCGCGGCACGGCCGAGAAGGCGGACCTGGCCGAGACCGGTGGCGACAGCAGTACGGTCCCGCTCGCCGTGGGCGGCG
It encodes the following:
- a CDS encoding GNAT family N-acetyltransferase; the encoded protein is MTSRIRIFSPDAPDDARSVAAVRRATVPYLVCTAETVAWEAAQAPAGQRRRLLMAEDADGTVTGCAEAGLVAGSVEPGQGFLHTAVPPGRRGRGAGSALVAAGEAYLAELAVRRVHSWVAADGHAAGFAERRGYAPSRQAHFLGRELDRAALPELPDPLPPGVTLHRVAEFADALRPLYEADTECAEDEPGDVPVGRTPYAQWLRHNWQRPDWNAELSSVALVDGRLAAYSVAQTDGVDRYWSGMTGTRRAFRGRGLARLAKLAALRRARAAGYRHAYTGNDATNAPMLAVNRRLGYAEVATEWRCVKRL
- the hmgA gene encoding homogentisate 1,2-dioxygenase, which translates into the protein MGQGTESTTSSTGTSADQARDRARGTAERLTYQAGFGNEHSSEAEPGALPLGRNSPQRAPLGLYAEQLSGSAFTEPRAHNRRSWLYRIRPSAAHPRFVRTDNGGLRSAPFEETEPDPNRLRWGPLPDPPPSSSSKGYPQGTDFLAGLWTLGGNGDARQRSGMAVHLYAANVSMTDRVFSDADGELLIVPERGGLLLHTEFGPLSAAPGHVALIPRGVRFRVELLEESARGYVCENYGRPFVLPDLGPIGANGLANARDFLAPTAAYEDVEQPVEVVNKFCGNLWKAVYDHSPLDVVAWHGNHLPYVYDLRRFNVLGSISYDHPDPSIFTVLTSPSDTPGLAGVDFVVFAPRWLVGEDTFRPPYFHRNVMSEYMGLIEGAYDAKAGGAGGFVPGGGSLHNMMSAHGPDRETFERASAAELAPQKIDDGLAFMFETRWPVTLTGQAAGAAHLQADYDAVWQGLERHFPAP
- a CDS encoding aldehyde dehydrogenase family protein codes for the protein MKAHDGMYIDGAWRPAAGTGTIEVTNPADGTLLATVPAGGPEDVAAAVRAARAALPGWAATPPAERAARLDALRRILTDRREEIARTVTAELGSPLTLSQKVHAAVPIAVCTGYAELAAEYSFEERLGNSLVLREPVGVVGAITPWNYPLHQIVAKAAPALAAGCTMVLKPAEDTPLVAQLFAEAVDEAGVPAGVFNLVTGLGPIAGQALAEHEDIDLLSFTGSTAVGRRIGAAAASGVKRVALELGGKSANVILPGADLAKAVKVGVANVMANSGQTCSAWTRMLVDSERYEEAVRLAAEATAKYTTGDPLDEATRVGPLVNAAQRARVTGYIERGSKEGARLVAGGAEPPEGAERGHYVRPTVFADVTPGMTIAQEEIFGPVLSLLAYEDTEDALRIANGTVYGLAGAVWSEDEEEAVAFARRMETGQVDINGGRFNPLAPFGGYKQSGVGRELGVHGLEEYLQTKSLQL
- a CDS encoding GntR family transcriptional regulator, with translation MTTLFTPDSVELNRKLPLWYQVSQSLRASILGRPPQAPDRLPPEDRLAEHYGVSVLTMRQALKELETEGLISRHRRRGTFIEAEARRARPVRLLGSVDTIVAQQSGEPTTLLGHGPEPVPAELAEYFPGRQEAMAYRRLRCERESGEPTNWACNLIRSDVADHIDPADLRRDWPMTKVLRDAVGVRISRITDTVEARLADPETARLLRVPLLSPILHYTGVTYDAEGRVVDVVRIHYRGDRFAFSVTLENLADHDDRM
- a CDS encoding lytic polysaccharide monooxygenase; the protein is MSVRRTAAGITALGFAPLALTLVTAPPAAAHGSMTGPVSRVSTCFAEGPESPQSAACKAAVAASGTQAFYDWNEVNIPNAAGKHRELIPDGKLCSAGRDKYKGLDLPRTDWPATAMKPGAHTFRYKATAPHRGGFELYITKDGYDPSEPLEWSDLEPEPFAEATDPALKDGSYVIDGSVPKKEGRHLIYSIWQRSDSPEAFYTCSDVTFGGGDGVGAGKAAEAPDERQIAAGADKSTVDHGGHGGGDGGSGHGTEGAAGHGDGSAAPGSGPGGEGPAPQGGAAPRGTAEKADLAETGGDSSTVPLAVGGAAVLAAGAGVLVAAARRRAASSAPPRG
- a CDS encoding DUF5925 domain-containing protein, whose translation is MSTDRRPDQRSAALASETSTTPPTTSAPGTAAATAAGSGAPAPTAPERALVPRLQIDDSDSTGDIIDALFLGRFTLGEQPYSRSHTVDRVKKGRTLLPPGAHILREAKDDNSGTVLAEGEGWTARVSRWNRGAEVTVTAVTDELAEQRLRQAVDGAEDEPEPQEDQVSMGFWYHSPMRGPRRTSRTISAGAWSDVRQNYTARVATTMDDLMKVTPDEISGRLLLLHGPPGTGKTSALRTLARSWSEWCQVDCVLDPEHLFNNIGYLMDIAIGSDDSDPESGRWRLLLLEDCDELIRGEAKYAAGQALSRLLNLTDGLLGQGRNVLVGVTTNEDLERLHPAVVRPGRCLARIEVGSLSREEAVAWLGTEDGVGRDGATLAELYARKKGKRPADVPGQERESAGLYL
- a CDS encoding MarP family serine protease, with translation MNLLDLLLIVAALAYAGSGFHRGLVAGLVSLAGFVGGASLGVWLLPYALRLVERGTTTATLLALLTVLVPALAGHALASQLAWRIRHALRRTPARWVDGAGGALVNVVAVLVVGWMAGSALAASPSPALNQAIRGSALLEGVHERMPDSAATWFNCATGALTTAGFPPVFNPFEQEPGASVPQPSGDAVTAAATSAAQRSTVKVEGVADVRDGRQGQEGSGFVYARGHVMTNAHVVAGVDAPTVRVGGVGRPYPARVVLFDPDKDIAVLHVPGLEAPALRFAGDAGRGDRAVVAGYPENGGLDLRAAAVAARTPARGQDIYGGSLTTRDIYAIRSQVRPGNSGGPLLTSDGRVYGVVFARSTTDAGNGYALTADQVRGAATAAADATAAVDTGNRSAL
- a CDS encoding GntR family transcriptional regulator, which gives rise to MPPNPTNALDIDLDPDAPEAPYEQVRARIAALARGGDLPTGYKLPTVRGLAEELGLAANTVAKAYRALEADGVIETRGRNGTFIAAPGGVAERELAEAAQAFAARAARLDAGRDAALSAVRDALRAQYGG